The following is a genomic window from Crocosphaera sp. UHCC 0190.
CTCGAACAGGAAGTTTTGCGAATGGGAACCTTGGTAGAGGAATCTTTTCGTCTCAGTCATAAGTCCTTATTTGAAAGGGAAATTGAGGCAGCCGAGAAAATTTCTGCTCTTGACAAACAAATTGACCGTTACTATCGCAAAATTGAACTCGATTGTGCAACATTGATGACCCTGCAATCTCCCGTTGCTCAAGATTTGCGTTTATTGAGTGCCTTTATGCAGTTGGTAAGAGATTTAGAGCGAATTGGAGACTATGCGAAGGATTTGGGAGAAATTGCGGTAAAATTGTTTACCTATGAACCTCATGCTTGTATGTCAGAGATCGCGGCAATGTCAGCCCATGCTCAAATGATGTTAGCAACAAGCTTAGTGGCCTTAGCCGATTTAGACGCAGGTGCCGGGCCAAGAGTTAAGCGATTAGATGACACTGTAGATGATGCCTATGAACAACTCTATCAACATTTAGCTTATCAGCGAGACATTAAAGGGGTAATTGAACCTTTCTTATTACTAGCCTTAGTGATTCGTCATTTAGAAAGAATGGCCGATCATTCTACTAATATTGCTCAGCGTGTTTCTTATATTGTTACTGGTCATCGGGGTTAATCACAATTAAAATCTAATTGATATAGGTGTGAGGATTGTATTTATGTGGAAATTAGTTTCCCAATTGATTAAAATAACCCCGTTGGCAACGGGATTATTTTTGTTTGTTGCCCAAAGTACCCTGGCCGAAAGTTTGCCATCTTCTGAGTCTGAGGTAATTTCTCCTCAAGAAGCCTTAGGAATTCTGCAAAATCGTCCTGAACTA
Proteins encoded in this region:
- the phoU gene encoding phosphate signaling complex protein PhoU, producing MNLSTQNNYPERTYFERCLKRLEQEVLRMGTLVEESFRLSHKSLFEREIEAAEKISALDKQIDRYYRKIELDCATLMTLQSPVAQDLRLLSAFMQLVRDLERIGDYAKDLGEIAVKLFTYEPHACMSEIAAMSAHAQMMLATSLVALADLDAGAGPRVKRLDDTVDDAYEQLYQHLAYQRDIKGVIEPFLLLALVIRHLERMADHSTNIAQRVSYIVTGHRG